In Fibrobacter sp., the genomic stretch TGTGCTCGGGAACTACAACGCGGGCCCGAAACCCACCAAGCGCTGGCAGGCCGCGGGCGAAGGCAAGCCCTGGGATATCCGCGCCGAGGAAATCAGCTACTGGGAAACCCGCGACTACGTGAAGCGCGTCATGGGGAACTACTGGATTTATCAAGAAATTTATGACGGGATTTAGGTAATGCTTTTCCTTCTTCTAACAATCGGCCCTGCGTTCCTTTTTGCATGCGGAAACATCCTTGAGAAGTCGGGGGTTTCCACTGTCGGCAAGCTTACCGGCGGCACGTCCAGGCCCTGGGAATTTTTCAAGGGTGTCATATCGAATAAGTTCTGGTGGCTGGGAATCGGCTGCTCCGTCCTTGCTACGGTCGGCTACTACATCGCGATGGCGCGATACGACCTTTCGCAGGTGCAGCCCATGATGGTCTTGAACCCGGTGCTCACCGCCCTGATGGGGTTCTGCATTTTGAAGGAGGCGCTGACGAAGCGCATCGTGGTGGCCATCTGCTTCGTGGTGGCGGGTCTCCTGTATTCCGTTGAGAACCTGGGTGAATCTACCGGGATGCAGAATGTAGCCCTCCTGTGGTCTTTCGCGGGCGCCCTTTCCTTTGTGGCGCTCCTTGCCCAGTTCCTGTGCAAGAACCGCGAAATGACGGACTCGCTCATTATGGGGATTGGGTTCGGGCTTTCT encodes the following:
- a CDS encoding EamA family transporter, translated to MLFLLLTIGPAFLFACGNILEKSGVSTVGKLTGGTSRPWEFFKGVISNKFWWLGIGCSVLATVGYYIAMARYDLSQVQPMMVLNPVLTALMGFCILKEALTKRIVVAICFVVAGLLYSVENLGESTGMQNVALLWSFAGALSFVALLAQFLCKNREMTDSLIMGIGFGLSAAFYKSVTMDFDLDNVDMSSILGLLLDPRVWGYVFTYGIAFLYSQISFSRGRALFIVPFSAAVGAAVPILAGAVVFSEAFPIGKIISVLLVLMGAALFVVRRPRRKK